The following coding sequences lie in one Oncorhynchus kisutch isolate 150728-3 linkage group LG17, Okis_V2, whole genome shotgun sequence genomic window:
- the LOC109908123 gene encoding ADP-ribose glycohydrolase OARD1 isoform X1, with protein sequence MINALSFARSSIAFPRRLTKQIAYPSHLVDYSSPAKVMSTVSVEPVRSIDKSKPAEGIWRLRHVKGDLFSGPENEALAHCISKDCHMGAGIAVMFKKKFGGVAELKEQKKVPGQCAVLKGHKRFVYYLITKEKYSNKPTYDSLRQSLEDMKSHCLKNGVTAISMPRIGCGLDRLSWDKVEKMLEKVFQPTSISITVYTLPVKPTVKPSPWGNQVSNNVFCKTKLS encoded by the exons ATGATCAATGCACTTTCATTTGCTCGCAGTAGCATTGCTTTCCCTCGCAGATTAACAAAACAGATTGCTTATCCGTCCCACCTGGTTGACTACAGCTCACCTGCCAAAGTAATGTCAACTGTATCTGTGGAGCCAGTGCGCTCTATTGACAAATCGAAG CCTGCAGAAGGCATCTGGCGCCTACGTCATGTGAAGGGGGACCTGTTCTCCGGTCCTGAAAATGAGGCCCTGGCCCACTGTATCAGCAAAGACTGCCACATGGGGGCTGGCATCGCAGTTATGTTCAAGAAGAAGTTTGGTGGAGTGGCTGAGCTAAAGGAACAGA AGAAGGTGCCAGGACAATGCGCTGTACTGAAAGGACACAAGCGTTTTGTGTACTACCTG ATAACAAAGGAAAAGTACAGCAACAAGCCCACCTATGACAGCCTGAGGCAGAGCCTTGAGGACATGAAGTCTCATTGCTTGAAAAACGGAGTAACTGCAATATCAATGCCTCG CATTGGCTGTGGCCTTGATCGACTGAGCTGGGACAAAGTGGAAAAGATGCTTGAGAAGGTATTCCAGCCCACAAGTATCAGTATCACTGTGTACACCCTCCCTGTAAAACCCACAGTGAAACCAAGTCCATGGGGAAACCAAGTTTCCAATAATGTTTTCTGTAAAACAAAATTAAGttaa
- the LOC109908123 gene encoding ADP-ribose glycohydrolase OARD1 isoform X2, whose product MSTVSVEPVRSIDKSKPAEGIWRLRHVKGDLFSGPENEALAHCISKDCHMGAGIAVMFKKKFGGVAELKEQKKVPGQCAVLKGHKRFVYYLITKEKYSNKPTYDSLRQSLEDMKSHCLKNGVTAISMPRIGCGLDRLSWDKVEKMLEKVFQPTSISITVYTLPVKPTVKPSPWGNQVSNNVFCKTKLS is encoded by the exons ATGTCAACTGTATCTGTGGAGCCAGTGCGCTCTATTGACAAATCGAAG CCTGCAGAAGGCATCTGGCGCCTACGTCATGTGAAGGGGGACCTGTTCTCCGGTCCTGAAAATGAGGCCCTGGCCCACTGTATCAGCAAAGACTGCCACATGGGGGCTGGCATCGCAGTTATGTTCAAGAAGAAGTTTGGTGGAGTGGCTGAGCTAAAGGAACAGA AGAAGGTGCCAGGACAATGCGCTGTACTGAAAGGACACAAGCGTTTTGTGTACTACCTG ATAACAAAGGAAAAGTACAGCAACAAGCCCACCTATGACAGCCTGAGGCAGAGCCTTGAGGACATGAAGTCTCATTGCTTGAAAAACGGAGTAACTGCAATATCAATGCCTCG CATTGGCTGTGGCCTTGATCGACTGAGCTGGGACAAAGTGGAAAAGATGCTTGAGAAGGTATTCCAGCCCACAAGTATCAGTATCACTGTGTACACCCTCCCTGTAAAACCCACAGTGAAACCAAGTCCATGGGGAAACCAAGTTTCCAATAATGTTTTCTGTAAAACAAAATTAAGttaa